In one Salvelinus sp. IW2-2015 linkage group LG26, ASM291031v2, whole genome shotgun sequence genomic region, the following are encoded:
- the LOC111952238 gene encoding neurotensin/neuromedin N-like has translation MQAQLPCVLLLCLTCGVLCSDVDQEQRAIEEDLLSSLFTSKMKQGAPYWRVSLVNVCRMVNSLMNSLSWREQEEYNSEEELWERLASLPEPLDKLLDLQQICRVLQPREVLDDSRENLDADQNSDNPLKRKSPYIFKRQVKNTKARRPYILKRSTLY, from the exons ATGCAGGCACAGCTGCCGTGTGTGCTTCTCCTCTGTTTGACGTGTGGCGTATTATGTTCAG ATGTTGACCAAGAACAGCGGGCGATAGAAGAGGACCTATTGAGCAGTCTCTTTACTTCAAAG ATGAAACAGGGCGCCCCCTACTGGCGTGTGTCCCTGGTGAATGTGTGCAGGATGGTGAACAGCCTGATGAACAGCCTGTCgtggagagaacaggaggagtATAACTCTGAGGAGGAGCTGTGGGAGAGACTGGCCTCCCTTCCTGAGCCCCTGGACAAGCTTCTAGACCTACAGCAGATCTGCAGAGTGCTGCAGCCCCGAGAG GTGCTTGACGACTCACGAGAGAACTTAGACGCCGATCAAAACAGTGACAACCCGCTCAAAAGGAAATCACCGTATATTTTTAAGAGGCAGGTGAAAAACACCAAAGCTCGGAGGCCGTACATATTGAAGCGGAGTACATTGTACTGA